Proteins from one Panicum virgatum strain AP13 chromosome 7K, P.virgatum_v5, whole genome shotgun sequence genomic window:
- the LOC120642259 gene encoding uncharacterized protein LOC120642259 isoform X2 — translation MTAQSRRGAELGLAACGEPRASGGPVPWPVPAYINAQLLLPLGFRLINRHLATAHRPQATPPALALRDSTCRPGAGSACAGPRMAEGGLAAAAEGGGRAREDYGGGVTVPVAVTCLMAASCGLIFGYDIGVSGGVTQMESFLRKFFPEVSSRMRSAAGAGHDAYCRYDDQLLTAFTSSLYIAAMLSSLVASRVTRTAGRQAVMLAGGVLFLAGSAINAGAANVAMLIVGRMLLGFGVGFTTQVGAARKEPTLQRPSNILAQYVNRAHRTLGMSAATGCTFVPRRDVAGAVARRVHHGVPHLPRAGIAGRHRHQLPHQPHPRVGLARVARPRRRARGRRRPGRPARPGHPQQPGPARRGRRGARLAAAPPRPGRGHRGRVQGHRPRRRGGPPERRGRVREAARRGVPALPGDGGGHPLLLRPHRRDCPDRLLAGAVPDGRVQQPEGHPRVRDPQPRELDRVVPVLRRHGPSRPQVLVPHRRRSDDRLPAGDGVDPGGPSREAGRGGHAARLRAGRADAHVPVHAELRRVVGPAQVGGAQRDLPRGDPVGGAGPDGVHRALPLLRADAGVRLPALRHEVRHLPVLRRLGRGDDGLRRRVPAGDQGRAAGGHARRLGAPLVLEEVRRRRGRQAGGAGELPVGETNECDRSNNRTCPWAKILKWSLRPSNM, via the exons ATGACTGCAcagagccggcgcggcgcggagctgGGGCTTGCGGCCTGCGGCGAGCCTCGTGCCAGCGGGGGACCCGTGCCGTGGCCCGTGCCTGCCTATATAAACGCGCAGCTCCTCTTGCCTCTTGGCTTCCGGCTAATTAATCGCCACCTCGCCACAGCCCACAGACCGCAGGCCACACCACCAGCTCTCGCGCTGCGCGATAGCACTTGCCGGCCCGGAGCAGGGAGCGCCTGCGCCGGACCTCGGATGGCCGAAGGCgggctcgccgcggcggcggagggcggcggccgcgcgcgcgaagactacggcggcggcgtgacggTCCCCGTCGCGGTCACCTGCCTCATGGCCGCCTCCTGCGGCCTCATCTTCGGCTACGACATTGGCGTCTCAG GTGGTGTGACGCAAATGGAGTCGTTCCTGCGGAAATTCTTCCCGGAGGTGTCGAGCCGGATgaggagcgccgccggcgccgggcacgACGCCTACTGCAGGTACGACGACCAGCTGCTCACGGCCTTCACCTCGTCGCTGTACATCGCCGCCATGCTCTCGTCGCTGGTAGCGAGCCGCGTCACGAGGACGGCGGGCCGCCAGGCCGTCatgctggccggcggcgtgctGTTCCTCGCGGGCTCGGCGAtcaacgccggcgccgccaacGTCGCCATGCTCATCGTCGGCCGGATGCTGCTCGGCTTCGGCGTCGGCTTCACCACACAGGTCGGTGCAGCTAGAAAAGAGCCCACACTACAGAGGCCCAGTAACATCTTGGCCCAGTATGTAAACAGAGCCCACCGCACCTTGGGTATGTCTGCTGCTACAGGCTGCACCTTTGTACCTCGCCGAGACGtcgccggcgcggtggcgcggcgcgtTCACCACGGCGTACCACATCTTCCTCGTGCTGGGATCGCTGGCCGCCACCGTCACCAACTACCTCACCAACCGCATCCCCGGGTGGGGCTGGCGCGTGTcgctcggcctcgccgccgtgcccgcggccgccgtcgtcctGGGCGCCCTGCTCGTCCCGGACACCCCCAGCAGCCTGGTCCTGCGCGGCGAGGCCGACGCGGCGCGCGCCTCGCTGCAGCGCCTCCGCGGCCCGGGCGCGGACACCGAGGCCGAGTTCAAGGGCATCGTCCGCGCCGTCGAGGAGGCCCGCCGGAACGACGAGGGCGCGTACGCGAGGCTGCGCGGCGCGGGGTACCGGCACTACCTGGTGATGGTGGTGGCCATCCCCTCCTTCTTCGACCTCACCGGCGTGATTGCCCTGACCGTCTTCTCGCCGGTGCTGTTCCGGACGGTCGGGTTCAGCAGCCAGAGGGCCATCCTCGGGTCCGTGATCCTCAGCCTCGTGAACTTGACCGCGTCGTTCCTGTCCTCCGTCGCCATGGACCGAGCCGGCCGCAGGTTCTTGttcctcaccggcggcgcagcgATGATCGTTTGCCAG CTGGCGATGGCGTGGATCCTGGCGGGCCATCTCGGGaagcagggcgcggcggccatgcCGCGCGGCTACGCGCTGGCCGTGCTGATGCTCATGTGCCTGTACACGCTGAGCTTCGGCGTGTCGTGGGGCCCGCTCAAGTGGGTGGTGCCCAGCGAGATCTACCCCGTGGAGATCCGGTCGGCGGGGCAGGCCCTGACGGTGTCCATCGCGCTCTGCCTCTCCTTCGCGCAGACGCAGGTGTTCGTCTCCCTGCTCTGCGCCATGAGGTACGCCATCTTCCTGTTCTACGCCGGCTGGGTCGTGGTGATGACGGCCTTCGTCGCCGCGTTCCTGCCGGAGACCAAGGGCGTGCCGCTGGAGGCCATGCCCGCCGTCTGGGCGCGCCACTGGTACTGGAGGAGGTTCGTCGTCGTCGGGGACGCCAAGCTGGAGGCGCAGGTGAACTGCCTGTAGGAGAGACGAATGAATGCGACCGATCGAATAACAGAACATGTCCGTGGGCTAAAATTCTAAAGTGGTCGCTGCGTCCATCCAACATGTAG
- the LOC120642260 gene encoding sugar transport protein MST1-like, whose product MPGGAFLLNSGGMAAYGGGLTVPVVVTCFMAASGGLIFGYDIGISGGVSEMESFLKKFFPGLLKTAAPANKDDVYCIYNNQALTAFTSSLYAFGMVGTLLASRVTRRLGRQAIMLIGGCLFLAGALVNAAAANVAMLIVGRMLLGLGLGFSGQATPVYLAEVAPPRWRGGFISAFPLFISVGYLVANLINYGTSRIPGWGWRLSLGLAAVPAAVMVAGAAFIPDTPSSLVLRGKHDDARAALQRVRGKGVDIGPEFADILAAAEHARRNEEGAFRRILRREYRPYLVMAVAFPVFLNLTGVAVTAFFSPILFRTVGFESDAALMGAVILGLMDIGGILASGFAMDRYGRKLLFVIGGALMFTCQVTMASIIGSQLGNGSKMPKGYAVAVLIATFVFSASFSWSWGALYWAIPGEIYPVEVRAAGQGASVALSLGLNFLQAQFFLAMLCCFKYGAFLFYASWLVVMTAFAVALVPETKGVPLESMGHVFARHWYWGRFVKDQNKFGDEST is encoded by the exons ATGCCCGGCGGCGCCTTCCTCCTCAACAGCGGCGGCATGGCGGCCTACGGCGGCGGGCTCACCGTCCCCGTCGTGGTGACCTGCTTCATGGCGGCCTCCGGCGGCCTCATCTTCGGCTACGACATTGGCATCtcag GAGGTGTGTCGGAGATGGAGTCTTTCCTGAAGAAGTTCTTCCCGGGGCTGCTCAAGACGGCGGCGCCCGCCAACAAGGACGACGTGTACTGCATCTACAACAACCAGGCGCTCACGGCCTTCACCTCGTCGCTCTACGCGTTCGGCATGGTGGGGACGCTGCTGGCGAGCCGCGTCACCCGCCGGCTCGGCCGCCAGGCCATCATGCTCATCGGCGGCTGCCTGTTCCTGGCGGGCGCCCTCGtcaacgccgccgcggcgaacGTCGCCATGCTCATCGTCGGGCGGATGCTGCTCGGCCTGGGCCTCGGGTTCTCCGGCCAGGCCACGCCGGTGTACCTCGCCGAGGTGGCGCCCCCGCGCTGGCGCGGCGGCTTCATCTCGGCCTTCCCCCTCTTCATCAGCGTCGGGTACCTCGTCGCCAACCTCATCAACTACGGCACGTCGCGGATCCCGGGCTGGGGCTGGCGCCTGTcgctcggcctcgccgccgtcccggcCGCCGTCATGGTGGCGGGCGCCGCGTTCATCCCGGACACCCCCAGCAGCCTCGTCCTCCGCGGGAAGCACGACGacgcccgcgccgcgctgcAGCGGGTGCGCGGCAAGGGCGTGGACATCGGCCCCGAGTTCGCCGACatactcgccgccgcggagcacgcCCGGCGGAACGAGGAGGGCGCGTTCCGGCGGATCCTGCGGCGGGAGTACCGGCCGTACCTGGTGATGGCCGTGGCGTTCCCGGTGTTCCTGAACCTCACCGGTGTGGCCGTGACCGCCTTCTTCTCGCCGATCCTGTTCCGCACCGTCGGGTTCGAGAGCGACGCGGCGCTTATGGGCGCCGTCATCCTGGGCCTGATGGACATCGGCGGCATCCTCGCGTCGGGCTTCGCCATGGACCGCTACGGCCGGAAGCTGCTCTTCGTGATCGGCGGCGCGCTCATGTTCACGTGCCAG GTGACCATGGCGAGCATAATCGGCTCGCAGCTCGGCAACGGGAGCAAGATGCCCAAGGGGTACGCGGTGGCGGTGCTGATCGCGACCTTCGTCTTCTCGGCGAGCTTCAGCTGGTCGTGGGGCGCGCTGTACTGGGCCATCCCCGGCGAGATCTACCCGGTGGAGGTCCGGGCGGCGGGGCAGGGCGCTTCCGTGGCGCTCAGCCTGGGGCTCAACTTCCTGCAGGCGCAGTTCTTCCTGGCGATGCTGTGCTGCTTCAAGTACGGCGCCTTCCTCTTCTACGCGTCGTGGCTGGTGGTGATGACGGCCTTCGCCGTGGCGCTGGTGCCGGAGACCAAGGGCGTGCCGCTCGAGTCCATGGGCCACGTCTTCGCGCGCCACTGGTACTGGGGCAGGTTCGTCAAGGACCAGAATAAGTTTGGCGACGAGTCCACCTAA
- the LOC120642259 gene encoding sugar transport protein MST8-like isoform X1: protein MTAQSRRGAELGLAACGEPRASGGPVPWPVPAYINAQLLLPLGFRLINRHLATAHRPQATPPALALRDSTCRPGAGSACAGPRMAEGGLAAAAEGGGRAREDYGGGVTVPVAVTCLMAASCGLIFGYDIGVSGGVTQMESFLRKFFPEVSSRMRSAAGAGHDAYCRYDDQLLTAFTSSLYIAAMLSSLVASRVTRTAGRQAVMLAGGVLFLAGSAINAGAANVAMLIVGRMLLGFGVGFTTQVGAARKEPTLQRPSNILAQYVNRAHRTLGMSAATGCTFVPRRDVAGAVARRVHHGVPHLPRAGIAGRHRHQLPHQPHPRVGLARVARPRRRARGRRRPGRPARPGHPQQPGPARRGRRGARLAAAPPRPGRGHRGRVQGHRPRRRGGPPERRGRVREAARRGVPALPGDGGGHPLLLRPHRRDCPDRLLAGAVPDGRVQQPEGHPRVRDPQPRELDRVVPVLRRHGPSRPQVLVPHRRRSDDRLPGIIRISPALPTLIMSRSMFLIASLLLPLDNATKLAMAWILAGHLGKQGAAAMPRGYALAVLMLMCLYTLSFGVSWGPLKWVVPSEIYPVEIRSAGQALTVSIALCLSFAQTQVFVSLLCAMRYAIFLFYAGWVVVMTAFVAAFLPETKGVPLEAMPAVWARHWYWRRFVVVGDAKLEAQVNCL from the exons ATGACTGCAcagagccggcgcggcgcggagctgGGGCTTGCGGCCTGCGGCGAGCCTCGTGCCAGCGGGGGACCCGTGCCGTGGCCCGTGCCTGCCTATATAAACGCGCAGCTCCTCTTGCCTCTTGGCTTCCGGCTAATTAATCGCCACCTCGCCACAGCCCACAGACCGCAGGCCACACCACCAGCTCTCGCGCTGCGCGATAGCACTTGCCGGCCCGGAGCAGGGAGCGCCTGCGCCGGACCTCGGATGGCCGAAGGCgggctcgccgcggcggcggagggcggcggccgcgcgcgcgaagactacggcggcggcgtgacggTCCCCGTCGCGGTCACCTGCCTCATGGCCGCCTCCTGCGGCCTCATCTTCGGCTACGACATTGGCGTCTCAG GTGGTGTGACGCAAATGGAGTCGTTCCTGCGGAAATTCTTCCCGGAGGTGTCGAGCCGGATgaggagcgccgccggcgccgggcacgACGCCTACTGCAGGTACGACGACCAGCTGCTCACGGCCTTCACCTCGTCGCTGTACATCGCCGCCATGCTCTCGTCGCTGGTAGCGAGCCGCGTCACGAGGACGGCGGGCCGCCAGGCCGTCatgctggccggcggcgtgctGTTCCTCGCGGGCTCGGCGAtcaacgccggcgccgccaacGTCGCCATGCTCATCGTCGGCCGGATGCTGCTCGGCTTCGGCGTCGGCTTCACCACACAGGTCGGTGCAGCTAGAAAAGAGCCCACACTACAGAGGCCCAGTAACATCTTGGCCCAGTATGTAAACAGAGCCCACCGCACCTTGGGTATGTCTGCTGCTACAGGCTGCACCTTTGTACCTCGCCGAGACGtcgccggcgcggtggcgcggcgcgtTCACCACGGCGTACCACATCTTCCTCGTGCTGGGATCGCTGGCCGCCACCGTCACCAACTACCTCACCAACCGCATCCCCGGGTGGGGCTGGCGCGTGTcgctcggcctcgccgccgtgcccgcggccgccgtcgtcctGGGCGCCCTGCTCGTCCCGGACACCCCCAGCAGCCTGGTCCTGCGCGGCGAGGCCGACGCGGCGCGCGCCTCGCTGCAGCGCCTCCGCGGCCCGGGCGCGGACACCGAGGCCGAGTTCAAGGGCATCGTCCGCGCCGTCGAGGAGGCCCGCCGGAACGACGAGGGCGCGTACGCGAGGCTGCGCGGCGCGGGGTACCGGCACTACCTGGTGATGGTGGTGGCCATCCCCTCCTTCTTCGACCTCACCGGCGTGATTGCCCTGACCGTCTTCTCGCCGGTGCTGTTCCGGACGGTCGGGTTCAGCAGCCAGAGGGCCATCCTCGGGTCCGTGATCCTCAGCCTCGTGAACTTGACCGCGTCGTTCCTGTCCTCCGTCGCCATGGACCGAGCCGGCCGCAGGTTCTTGttcctcaccggcggcgcagcgATGATCGTTTGCCAGGTATAATCCGGATATCGCCAGCACTACCTACGCTGATAATGTCTAGATCCATGTTCTTAATCGCCTCCCTGCTGCTTCCACTCGACAACGCAACGAAGCTGGCGATGGCGTGGATCCTGGCGGGCCATCTCGGGaagcagggcgcggcggccatgcCGCGCGGCTACGCGCTGGCCGTGCTGATGCTCATGTGCCTGTACACGCTGAGCTTCGGCGTGTCGTGGGGCCCGCTCAAGTGGGTGGTGCCCAGCGAGATCTACCCCGTGGAGATCCGGTCGGCGGGGCAGGCCCTGACGGTGTCCATCGCGCTCTGCCTCTCCTTCGCGCAGACGCAGGTGTTCGTCTCCCTGCTCTGCGCCATGAGGTACGCCATCTTCCTGTTCTACGCCGGCTGGGTCGTGGTGATGACGGCCTTCGTCGCCGCGTTCCTGCCGGAGACCAAGGGCGTGCCGCTGGAGGCCATGCCCGCCGTCTGGGCGCGCCACTGGTACTGGAGGAGGTTCGTCGTCGTCGGGGACGCCAAGCTGGAGGCGCAGGTGAACTGCCTGTAG
- the LOC120642259 gene encoding sugar transport protein MST1-like isoform X3, giving the protein MTAQSRRGAELGLAACGEPRASGGPVPWPVPAYINAQLLLPLGFRLINRHLATAHRPQATPPALALRDSTCRPGAGSACAGPRMAEGGLAAAAEGGGRAREDYGGGVTVPVAVTCLMAASCGLIFGYDIGVSGGVTQMESFLRKFFPEVSSRMRSAAGAGHDAYCRYDDQLLTAFTSSLYIAAMLSSLVASRVTRTAGRQAVMLAGGVLFLAGSAINAGAANVAMLIVGRMLLGFGVGFTTQAAPLYLAETSPARWRGAFTTAYHIFLVLGSLAATVTNYLTNRIPGWGWRVSLGLAAVPAAAVVLGALLVPDTPSSLVLRGEADAARASLQRLRGPGADTEAEFKGIVRAVEEARRNDEGAYARLRGAGYRHYLVMVVAIPSFFDLTGVIALTVFSPVLFRTVGFSSQRAILGSVILSLVNLTASFLSSVAMDRAGRRFLFLTGGAAMIVCQLAMAWILAGHLGKQGAAAMPRGYALAVLMLMCLYTLSFGVSWGPLKWVVPSEIYPVEIRSAGQALTVSIALCLSFAQTQVFVSLLCAMRYAIFLFYAGWVVVMTAFVAAFLPETKGVPLEAMPAVWARHWYWRRFVVVGDAKLEAQVNCL; this is encoded by the exons ATGACTGCAcagagccggcgcggcgcggagctgGGGCTTGCGGCCTGCGGCGAGCCTCGTGCCAGCGGGGGACCCGTGCCGTGGCCCGTGCCTGCCTATATAAACGCGCAGCTCCTCTTGCCTCTTGGCTTCCGGCTAATTAATCGCCACCTCGCCACAGCCCACAGACCGCAGGCCACACCACCAGCTCTCGCGCTGCGCGATAGCACTTGCCGGCCCGGAGCAGGGAGCGCCTGCGCCGGACCTCGGATGGCCGAAGGCgggctcgccgcggcggcggagggcggcggccgcgcgcgcgaagactacggcggcggcgtgacggTCCCCGTCGCGGTCACCTGCCTCATGGCCGCCTCCTGCGGCCTCATCTTCGGCTACGACATTGGCGTCTCAG GTGGTGTGACGCAAATGGAGTCGTTCCTGCGGAAATTCTTCCCGGAGGTGTCGAGCCGGATgaggagcgccgccggcgccgggcacgACGCCTACTGCAGGTACGACGACCAGCTGCTCACGGCCTTCACCTCGTCGCTGTACATCGCCGCCATGCTCTCGTCGCTGGTAGCGAGCCGCGTCACGAGGACGGCGGGCCGCCAGGCCGTCatgctggccggcggcgtgctGTTCCTCGCGGGCTCGGCGAtcaacgccggcgccgccaacGTCGCCATGCTCATCGTCGGCCGGATGCTGCTCGGCTTCGGCGTCGGCTTCACCACACAG GCTGCACCTTTGTACCTCGCCGAGACGtcgccggcgcggtggcgcggcgcgtTCACCACGGCGTACCACATCTTCCTCGTGCTGGGATCGCTGGCCGCCACCGTCACCAACTACCTCACCAACCGCATCCCCGGGTGGGGCTGGCGCGTGTcgctcggcctcgccgccgtgcccgcggccgccgtcgtcctGGGCGCCCTGCTCGTCCCGGACACCCCCAGCAGCCTGGTCCTGCGCGGCGAGGCCGACGCGGCGCGCGCCTCGCTGCAGCGCCTCCGCGGCCCGGGCGCGGACACCGAGGCCGAGTTCAAGGGCATCGTCCGCGCCGTCGAGGAGGCCCGCCGGAACGACGAGGGCGCGTACGCGAGGCTGCGCGGCGCGGGGTACCGGCACTACCTGGTGATGGTGGTGGCCATCCCCTCCTTCTTCGACCTCACCGGCGTGATTGCCCTGACCGTCTTCTCGCCGGTGCTGTTCCGGACGGTCGGGTTCAGCAGCCAGAGGGCCATCCTCGGGTCCGTGATCCTCAGCCTCGTGAACTTGACCGCGTCGTTCCTGTCCTCCGTCGCCATGGACCGAGCCGGCCGCAGGTTCTTGttcctcaccggcggcgcagcgATGATCGTTTGCCAG CTGGCGATGGCGTGGATCCTGGCGGGCCATCTCGGGaagcagggcgcggcggccatgcCGCGCGGCTACGCGCTGGCCGTGCTGATGCTCATGTGCCTGTACACGCTGAGCTTCGGCGTGTCGTGGGGCCCGCTCAAGTGGGTGGTGCCCAGCGAGATCTACCCCGTGGAGATCCGGTCGGCGGGGCAGGCCCTGACGGTGTCCATCGCGCTCTGCCTCTCCTTCGCGCAGACGCAGGTGTTCGTCTCCCTGCTCTGCGCCATGAGGTACGCCATCTTCCTGTTCTACGCCGGCTGGGTCGTGGTGATGACGGCCTTCGTCGCCGCGTTCCTGCCGGAGACCAAGGGCGTGCCGCTGGAGGCCATGCCCGCCGTCTGGGCGCGCCACTGGTACTGGAGGAGGTTCGTCGTCGTCGGGGACGCCAAGCTGGAGGCGCAGGTGAACTGCCTGTAG
- the LOC120640171 gene encoding uncharacterized protein LOC120640171 — MCWERIVDKWFDPEWQALHDASRQQRLLMPGPAHHQGSLNNDEYRARWSSSHEGQECNPFVGWALARKGKATSNVTYNPDDQPSASSNPSVHSHIQAYTKMGRQVHGPDWDPRTQPLDGEVIMRVGGGKKHGTKC, encoded by the exons ATGTGCTGGGAGCGCATAGTGGACAAATGGTTCGACCCCGAGTGGCAGGCTTTGCACGACGCTAGCCGGCAGCAGCGATTGCTGATGCCAGGTCCAGCGCACCATCAAGGCAGCCTCAACAACGACGAGTACAGGGCTAGATGG TCGTCCTCACATGAAGGCCAGGAGTGCAACCCGTTCGTGGGATGGGCTCTGGCCCGCAAGGGCAAGGCGACATCCAACGTCACCTACAACCCTGACGACCAGCCCTCGGCGTCCAGCAACCCGTCCGTCCACAGTCATATCCAGGCGTACACAAAGATGGGAAGACAGGTCCATGGGCCAGACTGGGATCCGAGGACCCAGCCCCTTGATGGAGAAGTCAttatgagggtgggaggaggcaagaaacaTGG AACCAAATGCTAG